In Equus przewalskii isolate Varuska chromosome 15, EquPr2, whole genome shotgun sequence, a single genomic region encodes these proteins:
- the LOC139075957 gene encoding uncharacterized protein C3orf86-like, which translates to MSKSQPAQGKKPLDTFFWVNEITGEITYPSPKADAPAASPASLEKPGARPGSQRGSVPGAPPSARDPASTPAQTSAPPPPPQASLKDIGSRNCLPSARTHGLAKAGARSPAPFLAIPVAVSPPEGALPSFGALGPAPPPPASTFPPSPPAPWAFTSELKNVLTGNE; encoded by the coding sequence ATGTCTAAGAGTCAGCCTGCACAGGGGAAGAAACCTCTAGATACGTTTTTCTGGGTAAACGAGATAACTGGCGAAATCACTTACCCCTCACCGAAGGCAGATGCTCCCGCAGCTTCCCCGGCTTCCCTTGAGAAGCCCGGGGCCAGGCCCGGATCTCAGCGCGGGAGCGTGCCGGGGGCTCCTCCCAGCGCCCGGGACCCGGCCAGCACGCCTGCGCAGACGTCCGCCCCTCCGCCCCCTCCTCAGGCTTCTCTGAAAGACATCGGCTCAAGAAACTGCCTCCCGTCTGCACGGACCCACGGCCTGGCCAAAGCTGGAGCAAGGAGCCCCGCGCCCTTCCTGGCGATCCCCGTCGCCGTCTCCCCACCAGAAGGCGCTCTGCCATCATTCGGCGCCCTTGGACCAGCCCCTCCGCCGCCAGCCTccaccttccctcccagccctcctgccccctgGGCCTTCACCTCCGAGCTGAAAAATGTCCTCACTGGGAATGAATAA